A region of Clostridium acetobutylicum ATCC 824 DNA encodes the following proteins:
- a CDS encoding thioredoxin family protein produces the protein MESLQSIKEIRKYIENNELVLMYFRSDNSGICYALDPLIEAISKKYSKISSVKVNTGNLPSVPADFKIFTVPEVIIFMNGSIVIEHFKYINFREIEEVLLRYYKCI, from the coding sequence ATGGAAAGTTTACAATCCATAAAAGAAATAAGAAAATACATAGAAAACAATGAACTTGTGCTTATGTACTTTAGATCTGATAATAGCGGAATATGTTATGCATTAGACCCCTTAATTGAAGCTATAAGTAAAAAATACAGTAAAATTTCCTCAGTTAAAGTTAACACTGGCAACTTGCCTTCAGTTCCTGCTGATTTTAAAATATTTACTGTTCCAGAAGTTATTATATTTATGAATGGAAGTATAGTTATAGAACACTTTAAATATATAAATTTTAGGGAAATTGAAGAAGTTTTATTACGGTATTATAAATGTATTTAA
- a CDS encoding FtsX-like permease family protein, protein MKKTFFKNLFKSISTTLSRFLSILIIIAVGVSFYVGVRASSPDMKMSADKYFNDSNFMDFKLISTLGLTDKDVKEVRKLSKVKAAKGSKSMDAVIENGKDTIVLNVESLPKKNGVNKVQVVRGRLPSKNTELAVEERFLKENKFKIGDVLKLKSGNDTNIEDRLKNCSFKIVGTVTSPLYISAQRQISSVGNGNVKGFVYIMPEAFKNDVYTSIYVKINEPYSKDSLAQNAKYKASIVNVKEKLKTFVKERGEARRKDIVKDSEDKIKDAEDKLSASKKEAQDKFIDAHKKLDDAVVKLNDGKVQLQKNQNDFKTQITSAENEIQNKKSEIQQSETIINSKLADAQKSKSTLEGAENQIVLGQQNLDNQKHAAAEGISAALGKAVSDAKNNLKNNPSDITCKEIYNNLNDVYTKDIQGKEFDDMYESLKSSNSLEKISSYFDIKGAKAKFDSAQSEISSKKQTIQDNEKALISGEVQLQNALNQINAGKDKIAKGETELNSKKNEGLEKLNAAKRKIDDSEKEINENTEKLKTEETNANNKFNNAEGEIRKNRDKLNEVKKPDTYVLGRNENLGYVNYSQDSDRIDNIGKVFPLIFFLVAALVSLTTMTRMVQENRTEIGTFKALGYSPKVIVSHYLIYSFTASIIGSLLGIIIGFEVFPPLIVNAYGSLYAVPHYSSFDSVISIEAVIIAVVFTTVASAIAVLDELKEVPASLMRPKPPKAGKKILLERMTFIWKRFSFTKKVTARNIFRYKQRFLMTVIGIAACTGLMITGFGIKSGVIGAVEKQFSSVYKYDMQTTINKNIDDSEKKEIKDKVNSDSNIKSVLFYYSKNATVRKEDNNNEDINIVVPEKKAQLNEYIELFNDSGELKLSDDGVIVTEKIAKLMNKKKGDVFNITVDNRIIRVKIFDITKHYIQHYIYMSPKYYKKVTGENAQFNAFYGLLKSKSSSAENTTSKIISGIKNIGAVSFKNNTRFDFNKSTKSLNSVVLVLIVSAGVLAFVVIYNLTNININERNRELATIKVLGFYDKELAMYIYRENIILTIIGSLVGIGVGMLLDVFVITTTETNVMMFLRTVEPLYILISIFLTIAFSVIVNIAMYRRFYKIDMIESLKSAE, encoded by the coding sequence ATGAAAAAAACATTCTTTAAGAACTTATTTAAGAGTATATCTACAACACTTTCAAGATTCTTATCTATATTAATAATTATAGCAGTTGGTGTTTCTTTTTATGTTGGAGTTAGAGCTTCAAGTCCCGATATGAAAATGTCTGCTGATAAGTATTTTAATGATAGTAATTTCATGGATTTTAAGCTCATATCAACATTAGGTTTAACAGATAAAGATGTAAAAGAAGTGAGAAAGCTAAGTAAGGTAAAAGCTGCAAAGGGATCCAAGTCAATGGATGCTGTTATTGAAAATGGCAAAGATACAATAGTTTTAAATGTAGAGTCATTACCTAAAAAAAATGGTGTAAATAAAGTTCAAGTTGTAAGAGGCAGGCTTCCAAGTAAAAATACAGAATTAGCGGTAGAAGAACGGTTTTTAAAAGAGAATAAATTTAAAATAGGAGATGTTTTAAAGCTAAAATCAGGGAATGATACTAATATAGAGGATAGACTTAAAAATTGCAGTTTTAAAATAGTTGGAACAGTAACTTCTCCTCTTTATATATCTGCGCAAAGACAAATTAGTTCTGTTGGAAATGGAAATGTTAAAGGTTTTGTATATATAATGCCAGAGGCTTTTAAAAATGATGTATATACCTCTATTTATGTTAAGATAAATGAACCTTACTCTAAAGATAGTCTTGCCCAAAATGCTAAATATAAAGCGTCTATAGTTAATGTAAAGGAAAAGCTTAAGACTTTTGTAAAAGAAAGAGGAGAAGCAAGGCGTAAGGACATAGTAAAGGATTCAGAGGATAAAATAAAAGATGCAGAAGATAAGTTAAGTGCTTCTAAGAAAGAAGCTCAAGATAAATTTATAGATGCACATAAAAAGCTCGATGATGCAGTAGTTAAACTTAATGATGGAAAGGTTCAATTACAGAAAAATCAAAATGACTTTAAAACTCAAATTACAAGTGCAGAAAATGAAATTCAGAATAAGAAGAGTGAAATTCAGCAAAGTGAAACCATAATAAATTCAAAATTAGCTGATGCACAAAAGAGTAAAAGCACTTTAGAAGGTGCTGAAAATCAAATTGTATTAGGACAGCAGAATTTAGATAATCAGAAGCATGCAGCAGCAGAAGGGATTTCAGCAGCTTTAGGAAAAGCAGTTTCTGACGCTAAGAACAATCTTAAAAACAATCCTTCGGATATAACATGTAAGGAAATATATAATAATTTAAATGATGTATATACAAAAGATATTCAAGGAAAAGAATTTGATGATATGTATGAGAGTCTAAAAAGCAGTAATAGTCTTGAAAAAATAAGTTCTTACTTTGATATCAAAGGAGCAAAAGCAAAATTTGATTCAGCACAGTCAGAAATATCTTCTAAAAAGCAGACAATACAAGATAATGAAAAAGCACTTATTTCAGGAGAAGTCCAGCTCCAGAATGCACTCAATCAAATTAATGCAGGCAAGGATAAGATAGCTAAGGGAGAAACAGAGCTGAATTCCAAAAAGAATGAAGGCTTGGAAAAACTAAATGCTGCAAAGAGAAAGATTGACGATTCTGAAAAGGAGATAAATGAAAACACTGAAAAATTAAAGACAGAAGAGACAAATGCAAATAATAAATTTAATAATGCTGAAGGTGAAATACGAAAAAATAGAGATAAATTGAATGAGGTAAAAAAACCAGATACTTATGTGCTCGGTAGAAATGAAAATTTAGGTTACGTAAACTATAGTCAGGACAGTGATAGAATAGATAATATAGGAAAAGTATTTCCTTTAATATTCTTCCTTGTTGCAGCACTTGTAAGTTTAACCACAATGACTAGAATGGTTCAAGAAAATAGAACTGAAATAGGCACATTTAAGGCACTTGGATATTCACCTAAAGTAATAGTATCTCATTACTTAATTTATTCATTTACAGCAAGTATTATTGGCAGCTTGTTAGGAATAATTATCGGATTTGAGGTATTTCCACCACTTATAGTAAATGCATATGGATCTTTATATGCAGTACCACATTACTCGTCTTTTGATAGTGTTATTTCCATTGAGGCAGTTATAATAGCAGTTGTATTTACAACAGTAGCATCAGCCATTGCAGTTCTTGATGAGCTAAAGGAAGTTCCGGCATCACTTATGAGACCAAAACCTCCTAAGGCAGGCAAAAAAATATTGCTAGAAAGAATGACCTTTATATGGAAAAGATTTAGCTTTACAAAAAAGGTTACTGCTAGAAATATATTTAGATACAAACAGAGATTTTTAATGACAGTAATAGGAATAGCTGCATGTACAGGACTTATGATAACGGGGTTTGGGATTAAGAGTGGAGTAATAGGTGCAGTAGAAAAGCAGTTTAGTTCAGTGTATAAATATGATATGCAGACCACAATAAACAAAAATATAGATGATAGTGAGAAGAAAGAGATTAAAGATAAGGTTAATAGTGATTCCAATATAAAATCAGTACTATTTTATTATTCAAAAAATGCCACTGTAAGGAAAGAAGACAATAATAATGAAGACATAAACATTGTAGTACCTGAGAAAAAAGCACAACTAAATGAATATATAGAACTTTTCAATGATAGTGGTGAATTAAAGCTTTCTGATGATGGAGTTATAGTAACGGAAAAGATTGCTAAATTAATGAATAAGAAAAAAGGTGACGTATTTAATATAACTGTAGATAACAGAATTATAAGAGTTAAAATATTTGATATAACAAAACACTATATACAGCATTATATTTATATGAGTCCTAAATATTATAAAAAAGTTACTGGGGAAAATGCACAATTCAATGCATTTTATGGACTTTTAAAGAGTAAATCCAGTAGTGCTGAAAATACAACATCTAAAATTATTTCGGGTATTAAAAATATAGGTGCAGTAAGCTTTAAAAATAATACACGATTTGACTTTAATAAGAGCACAAAAAGCTTAAACTCTGTAGTTTTAGTTTTAATAGTATCGGCAGGAGTTCTTGCGTTTGTAGTTATATATAATCTTACAAATATAAATATAAATGAAAGAAATAGAGAACTTGCAACTATAAAGGTACTAGGATTTTATGATAAAGAACTTGCGATGTACATTTATAGAGAGAATATTATATTAACAATAATAGGCAGTTTAGTAGGTATAGGTGTTGGAATGCTTTTAGACGTATTTGTAATAACTACGACTGAGACAAATGTAATGATGTTTTTAAGAACTGTAGAACCGTTATACATTTTGATTTCAATTTTTCTTACCATAGCGTTTTCTGTAATTGTAAATATTGCTATGTATAGAAGGTTTTATAAAATTGATATGATAGAATCTTTAAAGAGTGCAGAGTAA
- a CDS encoding TetR/AcrR family transcriptional regulator, whose protein sequence is MQYLKEEMRKRIIDEALKEFLRLGYTNASVRTIVKNAGTSVGNFYKYFGSKEDLYEKIIDPVYKKLIKYLHQFSEVEVNEQAQAIFYELMEKVIEIFEENCDELSMLLNSSTGSKYENCRQIFIDFITNTVTTSFEYELYMNKRTIKDNFIIELLAHNLVDDIAIILRKKKNKTQVRKLIVNLIDIFYGNIIDKLDIQEI, encoded by the coding sequence ATGCAATATTTGAAAGAAGAGATGAGAAAAAGAATAATAGATGAGGCTTTAAAGGAATTCTTAAGGTTAGGTTATACAAATGCCTCTGTAAGAACTATAGTTAAGAATGCTGGAACTTCTGTGGGAAACTTCTATAAATACTTTGGAAGTAAGGAGGATTTATATGAAAAAATTATAGACCCCGTATATAAAAAACTTATTAAGTATTTGCATCAATTTTCTGAGGTTGAGGTAAATGAACAAGCGCAGGCAATCTTTTATGAGCTAATGGAAAAGGTTATAGAGATATTTGAAGAAAACTGTGATGAATTATCAATGCTTTTGAATAGCAGTACAGGTTCTAAGTATGAGAACTGCAGACAGATTTTTATTGATTTTATAACTAATACAGTAACTACAAGTTTTGAGTATGAGCTTTATATGAATAAAAGAACAATTAAAGATAACTTTATAATAGAGCTTTTAGCTCATAATCTTGTGGATGATATAGCGATAATTTTAAGAAAAAAGAAAAATAAAACACAGGTAAGGAAACTCATTGTCAACTTGATAGATATTTTTTATGGAAATATAATAGATAAGCTTGATATTCAAGAAATTTGA
- a CDS encoding ABC transporter ATP-binding protein: MESFIELRDVRKIYNMGEVTIKAVDGVSFSIDEGEFVIVLGASGAGKSTILNLLGGMDQASSGSISVDGNEISNYNKKMLTKYRRDDIGFVFQFYNLVQNLNALENVELAVEICKNPMDPVKVLESVGLKDRMYNFPSQLSGGEQQRVSIARALAKNPKLLLCDEPTGALDYNTGKAILKLLADTSKQYNMTVILITHNSAIAPIADKIIHVKNGRVESVKKNQTPVPIESIEW, translated from the coding sequence GTGGAAAGTTTTATTGAACTTAGAGATGTTAGAAAAATTTATAATATGGGTGAGGTTACAATTAAAGCTGTGGATGGAGTATCTTTTTCTATAGATGAAGGTGAGTTTGTCATTGTATTAGGTGCTAGTGGTGCAGGAAAATCAACAATATTAAATCTTTTAGGTGGAATGGATCAAGCAAGTTCAGGCAGTATTAGCGTTGATGGAAATGAGATAAGTAATTACAATAAAAAGATGCTAACGAAATACAGGCGCGATGATATAGGTTTTGTATTTCAATTTTATAATCTAGTTCAAAATTTAAATGCACTAGAAAATGTAGAACTTGCAGTTGAGATATGCAAAAATCCAATGGATCCTGTTAAGGTGCTTGAAAGTGTTGGGCTTAAGGATAGGATGTATAATTTTCCTTCACAGCTTTCAGGAGGAGAACAACAGAGAGTATCTATAGCTAGAGCATTAGCTAAAAATCCAAAGCTTCTATTGTGTGATGAGCCTACAGGAGCACTAGACTATAATACAGGAAAGGCAATTTTAAAACTTCTAGCAGATACCTCAAAACAATATAATATGACAGTTATATTAATAACACATAATTCAGCTATAGCTCCAATTGCAGATAAAATAATACATGTTAAAAATGGAAGAGTTGAGAGTGTAAAGAAGAATCAAACCCCAGTGCCTATAGAAAGTATAGAGTGGTAA
- a CDS encoding ribose-phosphate pyrophosphokinase, translated as MNSQDFNYRNGELGIVALESCRELGQKIDNRIKTKRKSEDSFLIPTQEIRFSNGEGKVKLSESVRGKDIYILCDVGNYSCTYNMFGIENHKGPDEHFQDIKRTVSAIRGKARRITVIMPLLYESRQHRRKGRESLDCALALQELERLGVQEVLTFDAHDPNVQNAIPLMSFENLYPTYDIVKTIIMEEKNIEVNKNSMLVISPDTGAMDRAIYYSSVLGVDVGLFYKRRDHSTIVNGKNPIVKHEYMGRDVENQDVLIVDDMIASGESVLDIAKELKARKARNIYVATTFAFFTEGLEKFQKYYDDNIISRVYSTNLTYIPPELEKTEWFRKVDMSELISRIIHKLNKDESIAKFMDATYVLHELLNSRKK; from the coding sequence ATGAATAGTCAAGATTTTAACTATAGGAATGGTGAACTTGGAATAGTTGCACTAGAAAGCTGCAGGGAGCTAGGACAGAAAATTGATAATCGTATTAAAACAAAGAGAAAATCAGAAGACTCTTTTTTAATACCAACTCAGGAAATACGTTTTTCAAATGGAGAAGGTAAAGTTAAATTATCGGAATCTGTAAGAGGTAAGGATATTTATATACTTTGTGATGTAGGAAATTACAGTTGTACATATAATATGTTTGGAATAGAGAACCATAAAGGTCCAGATGAACATTTCCAAGATATAAAAAGAACTGTATCAGCTATAAGAGGAAAGGCTAGAAGAATAACAGTTATAATGCCGCTTTTATATGAATCAAGACAGCACAGAAGAAAGGGAAGAGAATCCCTAGATTGCGCTTTAGCACTTCAAGAATTAGAGAGATTGGGAGTTCAAGAGGTTCTTACTTTTGATGCACATGATCCTAATGTACAAAATGCAATTCCATTAATGTCATTTGAAAATTTGTATCCAACATATGATATAGTGAAAACAATTATCATGGAAGAAAAAAATATAGAAGTAAATAAAAATAGTATGCTTGTTATAAGTCCTGATACTGGTGCTATGGATAGAGCTATATACTATTCAAGTGTTTTAGGTGTTGATGTTGGATTGTTTTATAAGAGAAGAGACCATTCAACAATTGTAAATGGTAAGAATCCTATAGTTAAACATGAATATATGGGAAGAGATGTTGAAAATCAAGATGTTTTAATCGTTGATGATATGATAGCTTCAGGAGAATCTGTTTTAGATATAGCTAAGGAACTTAAAGCAAGAAAGGCTAGAAATATTTATGTTGCTACTACTTTTGCATTCTTTACAGAAGGGTTAGAAAAGTTCCAAAAATATTATGATGATAATATAATATCAAGAGTTTATTCAACTAATTTAACTTATATACCACCTGAACTTGAAAAAACTGAATGGTTCAGAAAGGTTGATATGTCTGAACTTATATCTAGAATAATTCATAAATTAAACAAAGATGAATCAATAGCTAAATTTATGGATGCTACATATGTACTTCATGAATTATTAAATAGCAGAAAAAAGTAG
- a CDS encoding YwqG family protein, which produces MDKIEIPELFKEFEDRILKTMKVSNEITYKKGKTLPWESKLGGCPYMEKIEEYPKDKDGVPYFFLAQINFEEIHGIKDFPSEGILQFYVKRDDVYGLYEEDGFVVRYVEKVNNNKENLVENVPLVEDNEQFYPPYEHEGKMLFTLRNMPVSVEDNKFNKVFEGIVFTENQEKESYEVFDGYGNRVGGYPGFTQGDPRDDKSYDTLLLQLDMDDECGIMFGDSGVANFFIASDDLKNKDFSKVYYTWDCC; this is translated from the coding sequence ATGGATAAAATTGAAATTCCTGAACTATTTAAGGAATTTGAAGATAGAATACTAAAGACAATGAAGGTTTCAAATGAAATTACATATAAGAAAGGAAAAACACTTCCTTGGGAGAGTAAACTAGGAGGATGCCCTTATATGGAGAAAATAGAAGAGTATCCTAAAGATAAAGATGGAGTACCATACTTTTTTTTAGCACAAATTAATTTTGAAGAAATTCATGGTATAAAAGATTTTCCGAGTGAGGGGATTTTACAGTTTTATGTTAAAAGAGATGATGTGTATGGATTGTATGAAGAGGATGGCTTTGTTGTTAGATATGTTGAAAAAGTAAATAATAACAAAGAAAATTTAGTAGAAAATGTACCATTAGTGGAAGATAACGAGCAATTTTATCCACCATATGAGCATGAGGGTAAAATGCTATTCACATTAAGGAATATGCCTGTATCTGTAGAGGATAATAAGTTTAATAAAGTATTCGAGGGAATTGTTTTTACAGAAAATCAGGAGAAGGAAAGTTATGAGGTATTTGATGGATATGGTAATAGAGTAGGAGGATATCCTGGTTTTACGCAGGGAGACCCAAGAGACGATAAAAGTTATGATACACTTCTGTTGCAGCTTGATATGGACGACGAGTGTGGAATTATGTTTGGAGATTCTGGAGTAGCAAATTTTTTTATAGCCTCCGATGATTTAAAAAATAAAGATTTTTCTAAAGTTTATTATACTTGGGATTGTTGTTAA